From one Camelus dromedarius isolate mCamDro1 chromosome 32, mCamDro1.pat, whole genome shotgun sequence genomic stretch:
- the MC2R gene encoding adrenocorticotropic hormone receptor, whose product MQQAVHLSGSANDTAGNRSDCPHVVLPEELFFTISVIGVLENLMVLLAVIRNKNLQSPTYLFICSLAMSDMLGSLYKVLENVLIVLRNRGHLEPRGRFETTADDVVDSLFVLSLLGSICSLCVIAADRYLTIFHALQYPRIVTLRRAALVLAVIWACCTASGIAIVAFFHHVPTVIAFTALFPLMLAVTLCLYVHMFLLARSHARRTTTLPRANMRGALTLTVLLGVFIVCWAPFVLHVLLVTFCPADPYCACYMSLFQVNGMLIMCNAVIDPFIYAFRSPELRDAFKKMIFCSRSQ is encoded by the coding sequence ATGCAGCAGGCCGTCCATCTGTCCGGCAGCGCCAATGACACAGCAGGAAATCGTTCCGACTGTCCTCACGTGGTTCTGCCAGAAGAGCTATTTTTCACCATATCTGTCATCGGGGTCTTGGAGAATCTGATGGTCCTCCTGGCTGTGATCCGGAATAAGAACCTTCAGTCACCCACGTACCTCTTCATCTGCAGCCTGGCCATGTCTGACATGCTGGGCAGCTTGTACAAAGTCCTGGAAAACGTCCTGATTGTGCTCAGAAACAGGGGGCACCTCGAGCCTCGGGGCCGCTTCGAGACCACAGCGGATGATGTGGTCGACTCCCTGTTCGTCCTCTCCCTGCTGGGCTCCATCTGCAGCCTGTGTGTGATCGCAGCAGACCGCTACCTCACCATCTTCCACGCCCTGCAGTACCCCCGCATCGTGACCCTGCGCCGTGCCGCCTTGGTCCTGGCGGTCATCTGGGCCTGCTGCACAGCCAGCGGCATCGCCATCGTGGCCTTCTTCCACCACGTGCCCACGGTGATCGCCTTCACGGCGCTGTTTCCTCTGATGCTGGCCGTCACCCTGTGCCTCTATGTGCACATGTTCCTGCTGGCCCGCTCCCACGCCAGGAGGACCACCACCCTCCCCAGGGCCAACATGAGAGGGGCCCTCACACTGACCGTCCTGCTTGGGGTCTTCATCGTCTGCTGGGCCCCCTTTGTCCTGCACGTCCTCCTGGTGACGTTCTGCCCTGCCGACCCCTACTGTGCCTGCTACATGTCCCTCTTCCAGGTGAACGGCATGCTAATCATGTGCAACGCCGTCATCGACCCCTTCATATACGCCTTCCGGAGCCCGGAGCTCAGGGACGCGTTCAAGAAGATGATTTTCTGCAGCAGGAGCCAGTAG